In the genome of Bacteroidales bacterium, the window GAAACCGCTTTCCACAAACCGGTCCATCCATTCCCTCTCTTCGGGGAGGAATCCCGACATTTTGGTGTGCTTTTCGGGGTGATTGATGTCGATGGGTTTATGGCATATATTGAAATCGCCCGATACGATGAGAGCCGGATGTTCTTTTCGCACCTGCCGTGTATAAGTGAGGAAATCGTCCAGAAATTTCATTTTAACCGCCTGCCTCACATCGCCGGTGGTACCTGAAGGGAAATAGGTACAAAGAAGGGTAAATTGCGGATAATGAAGCTGCAGCATCCTGCCCTCCCTGTCATATTCGGGAATTCCCATACCGACTTTGGTTGCATCAGGAGGAACTTTGGTAAAGACTGCCACTCCGCTGTATCCTGCTTTCTCAGCCGGATGCCATAGCATCTGATACCCGGCTTTTTGTATTTCAGATGTATCGATCTGTTCGGGAAAGGCTTTGATTTCCTGAAGGCATATTATATCAGGCTGTTCCGTAAGCAGCCATTTGTCAAATCCTTTTGACATTGCTGAACGCAATCCGTTCACATTGAGGGAATAAATGCGGAGATCCATGGCGAAAACTTATGG includes:
- the xth gene encoding exodeoxyribonuclease III, encoding MDLRIYSLNVNGLRSAMSKGFDKWLLTEQPDIICLQEIKAFPEQIDTSEIQKAGYQMLWHPAEKAGYSGVAVFTKVPPDATKVGMGIPEYDREGRMLQLHYPQFTLLCTYFPSGTTGDVRQAVKMKFLDDFLTYTRQVRKEHPALIVSGDFNICHKPIDINHPEKHTKMSGFLPEEREWMDRFVESGFIDSFRVFNQEPGQYSWWSYRAGARQKNLGWRIDYHMITPPLKPHLKEASIHKDVNFSDHCPVSIRLSF